ctctctctctctctctctctctctctctctctctctctctctctctctctctctctctctctctctctctctctctctctctctctctctctctctctctctctctctctctctctctctctctctctctctcctttcatgtcttcatctgtcctatgcaaataaaggcctaaaatgcccccaaaaataatcataacaaaaatgtctaaatcAGTTGGACGGGACATTAAGCCGGGCTTAACTAGCACTGGGGATCATCAGTTCCAACAAGTCATAATCAAAGTTTAATGTATTAActctgtaaatgtattttagatGGTGTTCAGATGAAGATCAGAAGCTCCAGAGATGACGGAGAGTTTAAAAGAGGGGAAGCAGTCACACTGAACTGTTCTGCTGCAATCTGCACTATCCACCAACTGGAGGTCACCTGGTTCAGAGATGGCCACGCCCTCTCAGAGACTGGCCCCGCCCTCCATCTCAGCTATCTGACTGCAGAGGATTCTGGGAACTACACCTGTGGTTTGAAGAGGAACATCCGCACCCTCTCAGTGCCGTACAGCCTGCATGTGGAGCAAGGTTAGTAATTAGTTTTtatctgaaaacattttcagaccAGATCCAAACTCAACAAGTCCGTCTATATAAACTACAAACTGAATCTAAACCACCTTAGAGCTGCAGTGATTGGTTTATTTGGCAGCTTTTTTTTGCAGCAGAACAGCCTGTGAACATCTGCTAAAGCTAACATGTTAGATTGTTGGGCCTCCTgaaca
The Sander vitreus isolate 19-12246 unplaced genomic scaffold, sanVit1 ctg248_1, whole genome shotgun sequence DNA segment above includes these coding regions:
- the LOC144513420 gene encoding B-cell receptor CD22-like — protein: MAAWDKKILWAVMLVLTDGVQMKIRSSRDDGEFKRGEAVTLNCSAAICTIHQLEVTWFRDGHALSETGPALHLSYLTAEDSGNYTCGLKRNIRTLSVPYSLHVEQGGGNPGGGGNLPLIVGLVVGVLLVLFAVILVVKR